TTCTACACCCACATCAACGTCAACTGACAGAGCGATCCTTCGCGGGGCCTGCTCTTGTTCTCGGTGGCGCGGGTACCGGAAAGACGATTGTCGCAATGCACAGAGCTCGACAACTGGCGCTCAAGTTGCAGAATAACCACAAAGTGCTTTTCACCACATTTACTAAGAACCTAGCTGAAAACGTTAGGTATGTGCTTAAGACACTTTGCGGCGACGAGTTTAACCAAATTGACGTGCAGCATATTCACGACCACGCGATGTCTTGGTTAAGACCTTCAGGCCAGTTTTCGGTAGGGTCAGACGACGATCTGGCACTTGCTTGGGATATGGTTGCAGTCGACAACCCTACTAATTTTGAAACGGACGTATTGCGAGAAGAGTGGTTTTACTCGCACGCAATCAAGGGAGTCACTAGTCGAGAAGAGTACTTTCGGCTTTCGCGAATCGGTCGCACGCCACTATTGTCTCGTCGCGATCGCGCCGCAGTTTGGAAGTCTTTTGAACTGTTCGAGGAATCCCTTCGTCTCGCAGGAAAAACCCACTGGATTGGGATTGTGTCAAAAGCAGCCGAGTATGCCAGGAAGGTCCCCTCTCCGATCTATCGTCATGTTATTGTCGATGAAGGACAGGACTTCACCGCGAGCGATTGGCGTTTTATCCGATCATTGGTTCGCCCCAGCCAAGATGACGTGTTCATCGTGGCGGACCCGCGACAGCGCATCTATAACGAGCCAACCTTGCTGGCCGATGGTGGAATAGCAATTGACGATCGGATTCACCGCTTGCAAATCAACTACCGCACCACGGAGCAGATCCGCAATTGGGCAACAGATCGAAGCGGTGGTGGCGACATGAGCGATCTTTGCGACTCATCGTGGTCCGAAATTGCAACACACTCACTGTTTAGCGGACCTGATCCTGAGCTCATCGAAAGCAAAGATCTGGAATCTGAATCTGTTGCGATTGCGCAATTGATTGAGTCGCTTAAAACCGATTTCCCTCTTGAAGAGATTGCGGTGGTCGTGCGTGCAAACTGGCAGCTAAAAAAACTTAAGGCAGCGTTAACTCGACAGCAGGTTGAGCATTCCGTGCTAGGGCAAAACACGAGCGACACTCAAGGTGTGCGATTGGCAACCATGCATCGGGTCAAGGGTCTAGAGTTTCGATGCGTCATAGTTGCTGGGCTCGCCGCTGACGTCTTCCCAACCAAGTATCGAGGTAGGGAAGACGATGAACGTGCTAAGAAACAACATGTGATCACAGAAAAAAACCTACTGTATGTTGCTTCATCAAGAGCAAGAGATCGACTCTACGTCTCTACCGTAGCTGGTTTTGCAAAATCCACGTTTTTCAAAACCACCAAAACCTAAGCATTTATTGAACTCACATTATGCGAATTTAGAAAGCAAATACACTAAGAACGAGTGCGAGATACGAAACTATCTAGTCGTGGGCGGCAATTTAGGCCTGTTGACTGCGGAATATATGAACTGGAACGCCACAAGATGCTCGATGTGAACGAGTTTTTTTCGAAATAACAACTCGCGACGCAACGAAACCGTCAGCCGCAGGGCGTTAGCAAACCTGGTTTTTCTAAACAAGTACATCTCACCTAGAGTAATTCAATGTCAAATTCCCAAATCGAGTATTGGCTTTTCAATACAGACGAAACAGAACCCGAAGGCGAAGGAAAGCACGCGATCATGCTGCAGCAACAGGTCGTTGCCGCTTGGGGGCACTGCAAAGGCTTGGGGGCTGAAGTGACGCTAAACCGTCCCAATCCGGGTGACATCGTATTCTACTTCCGCGCTAGGTTCGGAATCATTGCAATGGCGGTCGCAACTGACCAATTCGCTGTTCCAGGCAAATCCGTGTTCGGGGAGCACGGCGAGTACAGTCGTC
The nucleotide sequence above comes from Novipirellula aureliae. Encoded proteins:
- a CDS encoding 3'-5' exonuclease produces the protein MSGPQLAISNEFMEALARLPKSQRKKVQEFAKKFRADPKSSAINYEKIHNMDDDRVRTVRIDQKYRAVVLHPDQGNTYVLVWVDNHDEAMDWARNRTFEVHPETQSLQILNVEQVQKSLAEAGSREIGSEKLFSHDDETLLSFGVPPVLIPAVRHLESKEQLSQLQTVLPEESYESLVWLAEGESVEEVRRAVGMPISLRDEVPAGTDRGESSSEDQAIAKGQSGRRFHRVSSDDELDRVLAAPLERWRVFLHPHQRQLTERSFAGPALVLGGAGTGKTIVAMHRARQLALKLQNNHKVLFTTFTKNLAENVRYVLKTLCGDEFNQIDVQHIHDHAMSWLRPSGQFSVGSDDDLALAWDMVAVDNPTNFETDVLREEWFYSHAIKGVTSREEYFRLSRIGRTPLLSRRDRAAVWKSFELFEESLRLAGKTHWIGIVSKAAEYARKVPSPIYRHVIVDEGQDFTASDWRFIRSLVRPSQDDVFIVADPRQRIYNEPTLLADGGIAIDDRIHRLQINYRTTEQIRNWATDRSGGGDMSDLCDSSWSEIATHSLFSGPDPELIESKDLESESVAIAQLIESLKTDFPLEEIAVVVRANWQLKKLKAALTRQQVEHSVLGQNTSDTQGVRLATMHRVKGLEFRCVIVAGLAADVFPTKYRGREDDERAKKQHVITEKNLLYVASSRARDRLYVSTVAGFAKSTFFKTTKT